Proteins encoded within one genomic window of Kibdelosporangium phytohabitans:
- the pyk gene encoding pyruvate kinase has protein sequence MSRRAKIVCTLGPATATQERVLELVEAGMDVARMNFSHGSHSDHKQVYDVVRAASDQTGHAVGIMADLQGPKIRLGTFANGPVEWNNGDIVRITVEDVVGTHDRVSTTYEGLARDAKAGDRLLVDDGKVGLVVKEVDNQDVVCEVVEGGPVSNNKGISLPGMDVSVPAMSEKDIEDLEFALSLGVDFVALSFVRSPADIDLVHQVMDRAGRGRLPVIAKLEKPEGVDNLEAIVLAFDGIMVARGDLGVELPLEQVPLVQKRAIQIARENAKPVIVATQMLDSMINNSRPTRAEASDVANAVLDGADAVMLSGETSVGRYPIESVKTMSKIVEAVEIESTAVPPLTHVPRTKRGVLSYAARDIGERLNAKALVAFTQSGDTVRRLARLHTHLPLLAFTPEQDVRSQLTMTWGTETFLVPRVDSTDQMVRQVDISMLSIGRYQPGDLVVIVAGSPPGTVGSTNLIRVHRLGEEDHA, from the coding sequence GTGAGCCGACGCGCGAAGATCGTCTGTACCCTGGGGCCAGCCACTGCCACGCAGGAACGTGTCCTCGAACTGGTCGAGGCGGGTATGGACGTGGCGAGAATGAATTTCAGCCACGGCAGCCACAGCGACCACAAGCAGGTGTACGACGTGGTCCGTGCGGCATCCGACCAGACGGGGCACGCCGTCGGGATCATGGCTGACCTCCAAGGACCGAAGATCCGGCTCGGCACGTTCGCCAACGGGCCGGTCGAGTGGAACAACGGCGACATCGTCCGGATCACCGTCGAGGACGTCGTCGGGACCCACGACCGGGTGTCCACCACGTACGAGGGCCTGGCGCGCGACGCCAAGGCGGGTGACCGCCTGCTCGTCGACGACGGCAAGGTGGGCCTGGTCGTCAAGGAGGTCGACAACCAGGACGTCGTCTGCGAGGTCGTCGAAGGCGGCCCGGTCAGCAACAACAAGGGCATCTCCCTGCCCGGCATGGACGTCTCCGTGCCTGCCATGTCCGAGAAGGACATCGAGGACCTCGAGTTCGCGCTGTCGCTCGGCGTGGACTTCGTGGCACTGTCGTTCGTCCGGTCGCCCGCCGACATCGACCTCGTCCACCAGGTGATGGACCGCGCGGGCCGGGGCAGGCTGCCGGTGATCGCCAAGCTGGAGAAGCCGGAGGGCGTCGACAACCTCGAGGCCATCGTGCTGGCGTTCGACGGCATCATGGTCGCCCGCGGTGACCTGGGTGTCGAGCTGCCGCTCGAGCAGGTGCCGCTGGTGCAGAAACGGGCCATCCAGATCGCCCGTGAGAACGCCAAGCCGGTCATCGTGGCCACCCAGATGCTCGACTCGATGATCAACAACTCCCGGCCGACCCGCGCCGAGGCCTCCGACGTCGCCAACGCCGTGCTCGACGGTGCCGACGCGGTCATGCTGTCCGGTGAGACGAGCGTGGGCCGCTACCCGATCGAGTCGGTCAAGACGATGAGCAAGATCGTCGAGGCCGTCGAGATCGAGTCGACGGCCGTGCCGCCCCTGACGCACGTGCCGCGCACCAAGCGGGGCGTGCTGTCCTACGCGGCCCGTGACATCGGCGAGCGCCTCAACGCGAAGGCCCTGGTCGCGTTCACGCAGTCCGGCGACACCGTGCGCCGGCTCGCCCGGTTGCACACGCACCTGCCGCTGCTGGCCTTCACGCCGGAGCAGGACGTGCGCAGCCAGCTGACGATGACGTGGGGCACCGAGACGTTCCTGGTCCCGAGGGTCGACTCGACCGACCAGATGGTCCGCCAGGTGGACATCTCGATGCTGTCCATCGGCCGCTACCAGCCCGGTGACCTAGTGGTGATCGTCGCAGGTTCCCCGCCGGGGACGGTCGGGTCAACTAACCTCATCCGCGTACACCGGCTGGGGGAAGAAGACCACGCATAG
- a CDS encoding pentapeptide repeat-containing protein yields the protein MERTPWSWWRVAAVVVAPVFGLAAIAVLIFLLTGSPALESVSTAVGLGLLAGFAVALMIAAWHVWRLSRSAAAHEFDVVERRGSDAYARAADQLGSEKAPVRLAGLYGLERLAQVDARYRQTVVNVICSYLRMPYAPPEQTNDVVGDVAERGVRVAAQRIIAAHMRPADEELFWPDVDIDLSGATLIDFRLDNCRARLATFDRAHFAGDISFVGSQFSGPVRFLNARFVSRRADFQTAWFASGVDFTGAGFAGDADFNGMKVNGEAQFTKTVFAGMVDFSQAAFSALGSFRTVMFVGRCEFAGAWFAAEADFSGSTFSKDAAFNGVRFGAHVEALGAYFAAHCSFRSAYFTRNADLRAARFGGNVDFTEAWFATTAMLDGGRVRVDVDRSLTNWPRGWTIREPRDDADARLADREGSWGYLVKFNSPEKPPVPAERGAPPNAP from the coding sequence ATGGAACGCACCCCGTGGTCCTGGTGGCGAGTGGCGGCCGTGGTCGTCGCACCCGTGTTCGGCCTTGCCGCGATCGCAGTCCTGATCTTCCTGCTGACCGGGAGCCCGGCGCTGGAGTCGGTGAGCACGGCGGTGGGTCTCGGCCTGCTGGCCGGGTTCGCGGTCGCGCTGATGATCGCCGCATGGCACGTCTGGCGCCTGTCGAGGTCCGCCGCCGCCCACGAGTTCGACGTGGTCGAACGCCGAGGTTCCGACGCGTACGCCCGTGCGGCTGACCAACTCGGCTCGGAGAAAGCCCCGGTGCGCCTCGCGGGCCTGTACGGGCTGGAGCGGCTCGCGCAGGTCGACGCGCGCTACCGGCAGACAGTGGTCAACGTGATCTGTTCCTACCTGCGGATGCCGTACGCGCCTCCCGAACAAACCAACGACGTGGTGGGCGACGTGGCCGAGCGCGGTGTCCGCGTGGCCGCGCAGCGGATCATCGCCGCGCACATGCGCCCGGCCGACGAGGAGCTGTTCTGGCCGGACGTCGACATCGACCTGTCCGGTGCCACCCTGATCGACTTCCGGCTGGACAACTGCCGTGCGCGGCTGGCCACGTTCGACCGCGCGCACTTCGCCGGTGACATCTCCTTCGTCGGCAGCCAGTTCTCCGGACCGGTCCGGTTCCTCAACGCCCGGTTCGTCAGCCGCCGCGCCGACTTCCAGACCGCGTGGTTCGCCAGCGGTGTCGACTTCACCGGCGCGGGCTTCGCCGGCGACGCCGACTTCAACGGGATGAAGGTCAACGGTGAAGCGCAGTTCACCAAGACCGTCTTCGCGGGCATGGTCGACTTCTCCCAGGCGGCGTTCAGCGCGCTCGGCTCGTTCCGCACGGTGATGTTCGTCGGGCGCTGCGAGTTCGCCGGTGCGTGGTTCGCCGCGGAGGCCGACTTCAGCGGATCGACGTTCTCCAAGGACGCGGCGTTCAACGGCGTCCGGTTCGGTGCGCACGTAGAGGCGCTGGGCGCGTACTTCGCCGCGCACTGCAGCTTCCGCAGCGCGTACTTCACCCGCAACGCGGACCTGCGCGCCGCGCGGTTCGGCGGCAACGTCGACTTCACCGAGGCGTGGTTCGCCACCACGGCGATGCTGGACGGCGGCAGGGTGCGTGTGGACGTCGACCGCAGCCTGACGAACTGGCCGCGCGGCTGGACGATCCGAGAGCCGCGCGACGACGCCGACGCCCGCCTGGCCGACCGGGAAGGCTCGTGGGGTTACCTGGTCAAGTTCAACTCGCCGGAGAAGCCGCCCGTGCCCGCGGAACGCGGCGCCCCGCCGAACGCGCCGTGA